The stretch of DNA NNNNNNNNNNNNNNNNNNNNNNNNNNNNNNNNNNNNNNNNNNNNNNNNNNNNNNNNNNNNNNNNNNNNNNNNNNNNNNNNNNNNNNNNNNNNNNNNNNNNNNNNNNNNNNNNNNNNNNNNNNNNNNNNNNNNNNNNNNNNNNNNNNNNNNNNNNNNNNNNNNNNNNNNNNNNNNNNNNNNNNNNNNNNNNNNNNNNNNNNNNNNNNNNNNNNNNNNNNNNNNNNNNNNNNNNNNNNNNNNNNNNNNNNNNNNNNNNNNNNNNNNNNNNNNNNNNNNNNNNNNNNNNNNNNNNNNggcacataaaagacaccatttcgagcgtggccgttttcgtgcgggtgacacgtaaaagcacccactacactctctgagtggttggcgttaggaagggcatccagctgtagaaactctgccaaatcagactggagcctggtgttgccatccggtttcaccagtcctcagtcaaatcgtccaacccatgctagcatggaaagcggacgttaaacgatgatgatgatgatgatgatgatatatattgggtcatcccataaatatgatatttttcaattgcatgaaataaaagtcggagggggatgggataaactacctgcattaacttactataaaagcaggtagtaactttaccctgtccttattcttagtgcaagttttgaagagtgcagttcaattttaatagttattttttcaatgctataatggaagtgacaaaggagcatatttggcatattttgctttatgagttcaataaaggcaacaacacaatggaaaatgcgagaaatattaatgcagtatatggggatcagacaataagtgtaagccagtgtcattGTCAGATATTCCAAttcggaaactacagcctagaagacgagcctcatcctggaagatctgtagatcttgacgaggatgtcctgcaaaccctggtggaacaaaattccattgtagctgttgagaaactagcagagaagcttggatttggtcattcaatgtGCCATcggaaaatgaccatctttggtttcaagacaaagggtgttcttccatcaggataatgctcggccacatacagcaaagatgacattccaaagcaGTTTGagtgggaaatgatgccccacccaccatattcaccggacattgctccatctgattatcatttattccgcagtcttcaaaatcatttgaacagaaaaaatatgaattttgtagacgacgtcagaacagtactggaggagtatttttcatcatggacaagtgaattttggaagaggggccttgcaagtctaccagatagatggaagagcattgtagaaaatgaaagagagtatattttaaattaaaaaagaactgtgtatcttaattttgaaaaataaaagaagtataaaaaaactgcattctttctgggatgacccaatatatatataaaacagggaTACTGAAATAACTAGGGATGGGGATGTTTAGTGTTAAGATAAGAGGAAGACTATATGTATAATGGCAAAAGACCCAGTTGTAGTGGTGATGTCCACTGTGGGTTAGAATAAGATAGCCAAAGGAGGTGAGATGGTGTTTAAGGGTtgcaaaaaagatagaaaaagtcATCTGGCAATAGCATTTTAACATAGTGATTGAAGCATGATGTGAGGTTGGAAGGAATGATACTAAGTATTCACAGGGAGGCTACAGAGTAAGAGATCAAGGGATAATTTCGGCAGGTTATAATGTTGCCAGCTATAAaagtaatattgctttcaaattctggcacaaggccagtaatttagtaggaggggataagttgattacatcgaccccagtgctcaactggtacttatttaatcaaccctgaaaaggatgaacggtaaagccaaccttggtggaatttgagcaaGATGGCTGGAATGTCGCTAAACGTTTTGCCCCGcaggctaatgattctaccagttcactgctTTGTGCTATAAAAGTAATGCTGAAAATGTAAGTTCATTGGGTGTGAACAAAATATTAAGTTATCACTAAGTTTGAATAAAGTGAAGTATAATGGATTAAGACaagataaaataaagcaaatagattaaataaagtaaatatacttATTCTATTTAGCTAGTGCTTAATTTAAATaggtaatatataaattaaaagctaGGTGAAGAGTAAAAATACAATAAGTAGTCACAATAGAAATTAAGTGGTGTAAGGCAATTtaagacaacaataaaataaagtaagataAAGTAATTATACTAACTTAAattgaaataagtgaaataagCTTATGCCATATCTcaaatgtttaaaagaaagtaattataaTACAGAAGGACTCATCTTATTGTACTTAGATTTGTCGTAAAATTGAAAGGTTTTAAAGAATTTATGTACGCAAGAAGGGAATGCTTCGTGTTGTCTGTTAACTAACTCTGTTGGGTTATGTTATAGTATTTGTATTggaaaaaatattgttgtttaaatgctaagggaagtaactctgagtCATTGCGATAGTGTTGACGTTTCACCGCTATCATGACAaatagataaaacataaaaaagttgATATACTCAAATCATTTTATTCAAATgtgattaaataaaaatttaagaagCATAAGACATACATAAGCAAATCTATAATGAATAACAGTTCTTCAAATATACAGAGTGGAGTCAAAGGAGTCATGATCAAGGACCCAATATAACATCCACAATGGAATACAAATATGTGGTCTGAAAACCAGTGGGTCCTTGTTGCAATTTACATTAAACTGActttggttggatttgaactcataaccacAACACATCATCtgaagatattaaactatatccAATTGAAGCCTTCTTCTGCACCAATTTTACAGCTGCTCTAAAGAATTTGTTGTAGAATGACtgggtaaatatatttgtatatgtttgttcttATCAGCATTAGAGGTTTAAAAGGAAAAGGTGCCACTAATAGGACTTAAATTGAGGCATTGGGGCTAAACATCAATAACCAGCTAACAGACTGTCACATTGTACCTCATATGATGCATAAGTGGATGTCTGAGTGTGCAGTATGACTCCACATAGATAGAAACATGGTAAAACAGTCACACCTGGTTGTTGGGGCCTCAACCTACATGCAAGAGGCCTGTTCAATCAGGAGGGATAAACTGGGGATACACAACAAGTGactaacaaatatttgaaaattaaaaaaaaattataagctcAGAAAAATAATTCAACATAGTAAGTTAGAGGATATGTGATTGATACTTGGATGAGTTTATCACATGTTGATCATGTTTAATAGCCACAGTAAATTACTGGAGCTGAAGTATCAGGAAGACAGCTGTGAAGTAAGTTAATTAACTGAATATAATTTACAATAGCAAGGTACCTGAGAAACTTACTAGGTTCCTAGTAAGTTACCATGGCAAGATAAATGGAAATGAAGGTAGAAGGTAGTgggaaatgtaacaaaaacacaACAGTAAAGTGATGTGAGATAGTGAGAGTGTGGCAAGGTAGCAACATCAAAGCGGATTATGAAAGTGATTTACTTGGGTGTTACTACTACAGAAAGGTATGAAGGTAAGATGGCACAGTGGAGAAGTGGTTAGTATCCACTTCCACATAACATGGCAAGTTATCACATAAATATAGCTCAGTGATGTATTGTGGTAAAGTAATCCCAGTCAAAGTTTTTgacacaagaagaagaaaaagaaggtgtcaagtataaaaataactttttgttACAAACCAGTTTGTCACAGAAGCAGTTCcactaaatataaattatttatttcagttctatatttaagagatgaggaactatgtacattatttacattatttacatttgacggatatttgtcctcatcttgtttcttgttaacacctttcagctgatataccctccagccttcatcaggtgtcttgaggaaattttgaacctgggttctcattcctaaggtatttttcgatgttatcattattattattattattattcaggtcactgcttggattCAAACTcggctcttaaccactatgccatatgcccatgggtatATGTAGTGGTTACgagcatgggctactaatcccaagattccgagttcgattccaagcagtgacctgaataaaaataataataataacatcgaaaaataccttagggatgagaacccaggttcaaaatatccatcaaacgtaaataatgtatataaattatttgttcatatattcatGTCCAATACAATGAAAATGGGTTCATTTGTCTCCATGTTCTCTAAACACTCCATTTAATTAgttattgttattcatatatgcatCATATTTCTTCTTCTGGGCATCATAGAGTTTTTGAAGTTTTTTCATGGCTGATTTGGTAAGTTCTTTACCTTCAGCATCATGGGTTGGTAAGCCATGCTCattaaatttagaatatttgtCTGTCTCATTGACAAATAACTGTGAGGGGGGGATTCTCTTCTGAGCATCACGAACAGCTTCAGCAGCTTCTTTATCCTTCTTCGCCTGTTCTTTCTGCAGTCTTTTCTTCTCTTCAGCTGTCAGTTTCTCTTGCATCTCCTTCAGAAGTATTTCTTTATCAACTAGTTTAATAACAGGGACTTGCCCTTCGTGGTCTTCCAGACGGACTCCCAAGTTGGGCAGAACTGTATCCCGAAGTTCATCACATTTGGTCAAGATTTCTTGAGGATCTTTCTTTTCTCTGGCTAACTGTCTTATATCTTCCCGGAATTCTGACAATGCAGATAAATAAGGCATCACAGTGTTTTCAGATGAAGTTGCTCCTGTACCAGTCTGTGGGAAACCAATAACTGTTTCTTCTTTAATAGCACCAAACACTTTCAATATGTCTGTGATGTATTCAGCAATGTTTATTAGAAGTACTCGATTACAGATCATAGTTGCCCTAGTCTTGGAAATGTACTGGTTTGTTACAGTGACCAAGTCTCTGATGACATCTAAGGCTGTGTGTGTATCAATGGAATCACATAATGCCACATGGACCTGATTTCGGGTGTCCAGATATTTTTCATTGAGAGATACCTCTAGTTCAGTCCATTTAGTAAAAGATGAACAGCCATGACTTGGTAGCTTTCGCAAGATGTCTTTGACCGTCAAGAAGAACTCATTAAGGTGTTTTTCGTAGGTGATGGCTGCTTCCATTGTGTTGTCACTATAGTCAAGAGTATCTTTCCAGGAGTGCAGTAAGAAGGCAAAACGAAGTTGGCACGCTGTGTGTTTTTTTAGTGCTTCCTTGATTGTGATGAAATTCTTGAGGGATTTGGACATTTTACAGCCTTGGATTGTAAGATGACCAGAATGGAGAAAGTAGTGCACCCAGTGGTCATTATTAAAACAAGCTTCTGCTTGAGCTAACTCGTTGTCATGATGAGGAAACTTTAAATCCACGCCACCAGTATGAATGTCTAGTGACTCTCCAAGAATTTCACTGGCCATAACTGAACATTCAATATGCCATCCAGGCCTACCTTTGCCCCACGGTGAATCCCATATGGGCTCGCCAGGTTTTGAAGCTTTCCATAATGCAAAATCATTGGGGCTTTTCTTCTCAGACAATCTCTCTTCTGAAACACTTAAGTCTCCTTCACCTTCTTGCAGTG from Octopus bimaculoides isolate UCB-OBI-ISO-001 chromosome 14, ASM119413v2, whole genome shotgun sequence encodes:
- the LOC106877103 gene encoding cysteine--tRNA ligase, cytoplasmic; translated protein: MTSTVQTKRSQPAWNPPENKEVAELYLFNSLTRRKEKFVPQNGKRVLWYSCGPTVYDASHMGHARSYISFDILRRVMTNYFKYDVFYCMNVTDVDDKIIKRARQNYLLQQYRIENSGNASVVVSDIKAALDAYTVKAEGEKDSDKKTMMLKIIKEVTTSLQSNESATDQEKSDRLISAARDVLADVLDKRKGSEVRENSIFSELPNHWEEEFHNDMEALNVLPADCLTRVSDYVPEIVEFIKKVIDRNYAYESGGSVYFDTMRFSKAADHFYAKLVPEAFGDREALQEGEGDLSVSEERLSEKKSPNDFALWKASKPGEPIWDSPWGKGRPGWHIECSVMASEILGESLDIHTGGVDLKFPHHDNELAQAEACFNNDHWVHYFLHSGHLTIQGCKMSKSLKNFITIKEALKKHTACQLRFAFLLHSWKDTLDYSDNTMEAAITYEKHLNEFFLTVKDILRKLPSHGCSSFTKWTELEVSLNEKYLDTRNQVHVALCDSIDTHTALDVIRDLVTVTNQYISKTRATMICNRVLLINIAEYITDILKVFGAIKEETVIGFPQTGTGATSSENTVMPYLSALSEFREDIRQLAREKKDPQEILTKCDELRDTVLPNLGVRLEDHEGQVPVIKLVDKEILLKEMQEKLTAEEKKRLQKEQAKKDKEAAEAVRDAQKRIPPSQLFVNETDKYSKFNEHGLPTHDAEGKELTKSAMKKLQKLYDAQKKKYDAYMNNNN